A stretch of Terriglobia bacterium DNA encodes these proteins:
- a CDS encoding response regulator translates to MVDDEEDVLTFVGTLLEDNGYSVIKAMNGKEGFAKAKAELPDLILLDISMPEESGVRMYRNVCGDPQTKHIPVVVLTGISHDFKRFIETRRQVPPPAGYFDKPPDREQLLAKIKELTRPKTVA, encoded by the coding sequence GTTGATGATGAAGAGGACGTTCTCACTTTCGTCGGCACACTTCTGGAAGATAACGGCTATTCCGTCATCAAGGCGATGAATGGGAAAGAAGGCTTTGCGAAAGCCAAAGCGGAGCTGCCGGATTTGATTTTGCTCGACATCTCGATGCCGGAAGAGAGTGGCGTGCGGATGTACCGCAACGTGTGCGGAGATCCGCAGACGAAGCATATCCCCGTGGTTGTCCTGACGGGCATATCGCATGATTTCAAACGGTTCATCGAGACCCGCCGACAAGTGCCTCCACCTGCCGGCTACTTCGATAAGCCGCCGGATCGTGAGCAACTACTGGCAAAGATCAAAGAACTAACAAGACCCAAGACCGTGGCGTGA